One window from the genome of Acanthochromis polyacanthus isolate Apoly-LR-REF ecotype Palm Island chromosome 21, KAUST_Apoly_ChrSc, whole genome shotgun sequence encodes:
- the socs3a gene encoding suppressor of cytokine signaling 3a, with protein MVTHSKLSNSAMSSSPLDSNMRLPYRYKTFTSKTQYQMVLATLHKLQESGFYWSTITGKEANGMLASESTGTFLIRDSSDNRHLFTLSVKTGSGTKNLRIQCDTNSFYLQTDPKNVHSVPHFDCVLKLVHYYMPQSKGNTRSGNIYYIYSGVERIPLELIKPLSCSLSTLQHLCRKTVNGHLDISSKRDQLPHPLKEFLQEYDAPI; from the coding sequence ATGGTAACTCACAGCAAGTTGAGCAACTCCGCAATGAGCAGCAGCCCCTTGGACTCCAACATGCGGCTGCCTTACCGTTACAAGACTTTCACCTCCAAGACGCAGTACCAGATGGTCTTGGCCACGCTTCACAAGCTCCAGGAAAGCGGCTTCTACTGGAGCACCATCACCGGCAAGGAGGCCAACGGCATGCTGGCATCTGAGAGCACAGGCACCTTCCTCATCCGGGACAGCTCTGACAACCGACACCTGTTCACGCTCAGTGTCAAGACCGGGTCAGGCACAAAGAACCTGCGCATCCAGTGTGACACAAACTCTTTTTACCTGCAAACAGACCCCAAAAATGTTCACTCTGTTCCCCACTTTGACTGTGTCCTCAAGCTGGTTCATTACTACATGCCCCAGAGCAAAGGGAACACTCGCAGTGGGAATATCTACTACATTTACTCTGGAGTGGAAAGGATCCCTCTGGAGCTCATCAAACCTCTCTCCTGTAGTTTGTCCACCCTGCAGCACCTATGCAGGAAAACAGTCAATGGACATTTGGACATTTCTTCAAAAAGAGACCAACTTCCTCACCCTCTTAAAGAGTTCCTCCAGGAGTATGATGCTCCTATCTAG